In Vulpes lagopus strain Blue_001 chromosome 1, ASM1834538v1, whole genome shotgun sequence, a genomic segment contains:
- the C1H6orf132 gene encoding uncharacterized protein C6orf132 homolog has protein sequence MKKSQTAQGTFSKLFGRKHASPAGTSLYATNPPWIFTREAPEDGSRDLGGIYSGDNRFDSVSESGTATLKARPRVRPLLTFLPLNAQENHGLAVPTPSVPGDFADKELTGTSSLVNGNLRLYSSVGDLRPGHYGQDPLIPPPPPGPAPGPPPDTWQPREESPPPPPPPSMAPPPPPLLLEPPPPPSTAPPPPPVLGVPVPLSTLSSPSTPTPPDFIPPAPPLASVAPPPPPLPAPAPPASPHTTGTRLFPPGGVTKWKSEVALNGRLPETPQTSPPPSPAEPKGSLLGPKPDSHLTFPRSLKVPPPTPVRTSSIPAQEAQGTPPEEEVATKKAPNRLPLPPTFHIRPASQVYPNRAPEPDHPGEQRAAAPGSPRLGQAQSWTKEHAETPPMAPPLPPPAPPQPPPAPPLPPAAPPLPSAEKAAPLPSGFTKSRKPSSPAPKPKPNPPSPEDTASSAPVDWRDPSQMEKLRSELAAYLCGSRREDRPLSHKAGPTAAFQEKEGKNGPSLPEKEVPPSLPEKEVLPSAPEKSPCSLPEKGAATSLTLPPVDYIPQDPLTPSVRQIRSELEARLSSSAEKEAKPSIGSLPPKPRLEGGRIFENRGNNGKFSKPVAKNLPPPSTTPLPTTPLQSKATPGPALPPKPTPGPAAPPKPTPGPAAPPKPTPGPALPSAATAVPTTSSQLIEKNLVPGGQWEKLKPQELTEPLQIEAEGHPTEASKPPMLGTHPSPALPPKRSPGREEVTFLYKLHRNQRSPREEAVMGLAPQATGSAVGSGDPAEVKEPQRQPANTPTSAQPADDVLRHPVTGELVQPGSPMALLLAARQRAQKGRPGGLALGRSALPGSLRDHSSQPQAGSDSIFHTEGQPNSFTVVPKLPKEAEKDPQLAAGLSQWKPQPRGAPEARQPSLRHNGPKAEPQAPAAWERPASSNLSQGRLLPKSFSSPPSPSCKRDDDDDEGGEFHFEVIPPPPEFSNDPEPPAPAAAHLGRRASPPRNTLAAAEQAWAPRGFSRLPGGPERRSGGGGSLIKRRLYLGEPPRSPGQPRGGPGRSLSSPSCFGPPGGPDLRRVRAPPGGLHARRLSAEGAARGEARLRAPGGGGDYRLGPAAQAGRSPHGTPHYGSPINTFTVRPGTRHPISYVYSGNHRKPPS, from the exons GTGGGATCTATTCTGGAGACAATCGGTTTGACTCCGTGAGTGAGTCAGGAACAGCCACACTGAAAGCTCGGCCCAGAGTCCGGCCCCTCCTGACCTTCCTTCCACTG AATGCCCAGGAAAACCATGGACTGGCTGTGCCCACCCCCTCTGTCCCAGGAGACTTTGCAGACAAAGAATTGACAG GTACCAGCTCACTAGTCAACGGCAACCTCCGACTGTACAGCTCTGTGGGTGACCTAAGACCTGGGCATTATGGGCAGGACCCACTcatccccccaccgcccccaggcccagccccgggGCCACCCCCAGACACTTGGCAACCTCGAGAGGAgtccccaccacctccacctccaccttccaTGGCTCCCCCACCGCCTCCCCTGCTGctggaacccccacccccacctagcACGGCCCCACCTCCGCCCCCAGTATTAGGGGTCCCAGTCCCCCTCTCCACCCTTTCCTCCCCATCCACACCTACCCCTCCGGACTTCATTCCTCCTGCCCCACCCTTGGCCTCTgtagccccacccccaccccctttgccagccccagcacccccagcatcTCCTCATACAACAGGGACTCGCCTCTTTCCCCCTGGGGGTGTCACCAAGTGGAAATCAGAGGTAGCACTGAATGGCAGGCTGCCAGAGACCCCCCAAACCAGCCCCCCACCGAGCCCAGCTGAGCCAAAGGGGAGCCTTCTGGGACCTAAGCCGGACTCCCACCTTACTTTCCCCCGCTCACTCAAAgtgcctcccccaaccccagtcAGAACTTCATCCATCCCAGCTCAGGAAGCACAGGGAACTCCTCCAGAGGAAGAAGTGGCCACCAAGAAAGCCCCCAATCGACTCCCACTGCCTCCCACCTTCCACATCCGCCCCGCGTCCCAGGTCTACCCGAACAGGGCCCCTGAGCCAGATCACCCAGGGGAGCAGCGCGCTgcagccccaggcagccccaggctgggccaggcccAGTCCTGGACGAAGGAACATGCAGAGACTCCACCAatggcccctcccctcccacctcctgcacCCCCACAACCTCCCCCAGCACCGCCACtgcccccagctgcccctcctTTACCTTCTGCTGAGAAGGCAGCTCCTCTACCTTCTGGGTTTACAAAAAGCCGCAAACCCAGCTCCCCTGCTcccaaacccaaacctaaccccCCCAGCCCAGAGGACACGGCCTCCTCAGCGCCTGTGGACTGGCGGGATCCCAGCCAGATGGAAAAGCTTCGGAGTGAGCTCGCAGCCTATCTCTGTGGCTCCAGGAGGGAGGACCGACCCCTCAGTCACAAGGCAGGCCCAACAGCAGCCTTTCAGGAGAAGGAGGGCAAGAACGGCCCCAGCCTGCCAGAGAAGGAGGTTCCTCCAAGCCTGCCAGAGAAGGAGGTCCTCCCAAGCGCTCCTGAGAAGAGTCCCTGCAGCCTGCCAGAGAAGGGGGCTGCCACCAGCCTGACCCTCCCCCCCGTGGACTACATCCCCCAAGACCCCCTGACTCCCAGTGTCCGGCAGATCCGGAGTGAGCTGGAGGCCCGGCTCTCCTCATCAGCAGAGAAGGAAGCCAAGCCCAGCATCGGGTCTCTGCCTCCCAAACCTCGGCTGGAAGGGGGAAGAATCTTTGAAAACAGGGGTAATAATGGGAAATTCTCTAAGCCTGTGGCCAAGAATTTGCCACCGCCATCCACCACCCCTCTGCCAACCACACCACTTCAGTCCAAGGCCACACCTGGGCCAGCCTTACCACCCAAGCCCACGCCTGGACCAGCCGCACCACCCAAGCCCACGCCTGGACCAGCCGCACCACCCAAGCCCACGCCTGGGCCTGCCCTCCCATCCGCAGCCACAGCGGTACCCACTACATCATCCCAGCTGATAGAGAAGAACCTAGTCCCAGGTGGTCAGTGGGAGAAGCTGAAACCTCAAGAACTCACGGAGCCTCTCCAGATAGAGGCAGAAGGGCACCCCACAGAGGCCAGTAAGCCTCCTATGCTGGGAACCCACCCATCTCCAGCCCTCCCACCAAAGAGATCCCCTGGCAGAGAAGAGGTGACATTTCTCTACAAGCTCCATCGCAACCAGAGAAGCCCCAGAGAAGAGGCTGTTATGGGGTTGGCACCGCAGGCCACAGGTTCAGCTGTGGGGTCGGGAGACCCTGCGGAGGTGAAGGAGCCCCAGCGGCAGCCAGCCAACACCCCCACCTCGGCCCAGCCTGCTGATGACGTCCTCAGACATCCGGTGACCGGGGAGCTGGTGCAGCCAGGCTCCCCGATGGCTCTGCTCCTCGCAGCCAGGCAGAGGGCGCAGaaggggaggccgggagggctTGCCCTGGGCCGGTCCGCCCTGCCAGGGAGCCTCCGTGACCACAGCAGCCAGCCCCAAGCAGGCTCGGACAGCATCTTCCATACGGAGGGCCAGCCCAACTCTTTCACCGTGGTCCCCAAGCTACCCAAGGAGGCGGAGAAGGACCCCCAGCTGGCCGCCGGACTCAGTCAGTGGAAGCCCCAGCCCCGAGGAGCCCCCGAGGCCAGGCAGCCAAGCCTCAGGCACaacgggccaaaggcagagccccAGGCCCCTGCGGCCTGGGAGAGGCCGGCGTCCTCCAACCTGTCCCAGGGCCGCCTGCTGCCCAAATCCTTCTcgtcccctccttctccttcctgcaAGAgggacgacgacgacgacgaggGCGGGGAGTTCCACTTTGAGGTCATCCCGCCGCCGCCCGAGTTCAGCAACGACCCcgagcccccggccccggccgccgcgCACCTGGGGCGCCGGGCGTCCCCGCCCCGGAACACCCTCGCGGCCGCGGAGCAGGCCTGGGCGCCTCGCGGCTTCTCGCGCCTCCCCGGGGGCCCGGAGCGCCGCTCGGGCGGGGGCGGGTCGCTCATCAAGAGGCGCCTGTACCTGGGGgagcccccccgcagccccggaCAGCCCCGCGGCGGCCCGGGCCGCAGCCTCAGCTCCCCCAGCTGCTTCGGGCCGCCCGGGGGCCCCGACCTGCGGCGCGTCCGCGCGCCCCCCGGAGGCCTGCACGCGCGGAGGCTGTCGGCGGAGGGCGCGGCCCGCGGGGAGGCCCGGCTCAGGGCGCCCGGTGGCGGCGGCGACTACCGCCTGGGGCCCGCGGCCCAGGCCGGCAG GTCTCCCCACGGCACCCCCCACTACGGAAGCCCCATTAACACATTCACCGTGAGGCCTGGGACCCGCCATCCCATCTCCTACGTGTACTCTGGGAACCACCGGAAACCCCCATCCTGA